In the Peptoclostridium acidaminophilum DSM 3953 genome, one interval contains:
- a CDS encoding TolC family protein produces the protein MKRSVIALVAGFLVLASSIMTYAQETPAAEVAATEATEATEATTEVAKPVQLSLEKAIEDALKNSSAVEIADLELETKTVELSQAKRSESRYSDRDSATYMYLSGTVEGFQLDKKVSSTAATYALEEEKIKREKSIEDIKYNATRAYYGVMSAKGALDAATDNLDNTKRSLEIVSKKYELGVVSKSDLIIAQLSLDEAVSTMENAQNAYQNAVMGLNLVMSYPLQTELVLTSPYSMATFSANVEEDIKAAFEKRLDVKSAQHGAQLAQLDFEANKIVYTPNTYVYRVKELALKKAQKALDSMKLSVEFGIRGKYNDISTNLRNIDLKKAKLEKAKEQLRLTELSYDAGYKTILDVRQARNILYYAQIDYDGEIAAYSLSVLDYNKAVSIGD, from the coding sequence ATGAAACGAAGCGTAATAGCTCTTGTGGCAGGATTTCTCGTGCTGGCTTCGAGCATAATGACATATGCGCAGGAGACGCCTGCTGCAGAAGTAGCTGCCACTGAAGCAACTGAAGCAACTGAAGCTACTACAGAAGTAGCTAAGCCTGTGCAGCTTTCGCTTGAAAAAGCCATAGAAGATGCGCTTAAGAATTCGAGCGCAGTAGAAATTGCTGATCTCGAGCTTGAGACAAAAACTGTTGAGCTTTCGCAGGCAAAAAGAAGCGAGTCGAGGTATTCAGACCGTGACTCTGCTACATACATGTATCTAAGCGGAACGGTAGAAGGCTTCCAGCTCGACAAGAAGGTCAGCTCGACAGCGGCGACCTACGCGCTTGAAGAAGAGAAGATAAAGAGGGAAAAGAGCATAGAGGACATAAAATACAATGCTACAAGGGCTTACTACGGGGTTATGAGCGCAAAGGGCGCGCTGGACGCTGCTACTGACAATCTCGACAACACAAAGAGGAGCCTTGAAATAGTAAGCAAGAAGTACGAGCTTGGCGTGGTTTCAAAGTCGGACCTTATAATAGCCCAGCTTTCGCTCGATGAGGCAGTTTCAACCATGGAAAATGCCCAAAACGCCTATCAGAACGCTGTTATGGGACTTAACCTTGTTATGAGCTATCCTCTCCAGACTGAGCTTGTCCTTACAAGCCCATACAGCATGGCCACGTTCTCGGCCAACGTCGAGGAGGACATAAAGGCCGCATTCGAAAAAAGGCTGGACGTCAAGAGCGCGCAGCATGGGGCGCAGCTGGCCCAGCTTGACTTTGAAGCTAACAAGATAGTCTATACTCCAAACACCTATGTGTACAGGGTGAAGGAACTTGCCCTCAAGAAAGCCCAAAAGGCGCTTGATAGCATGAAGCTCTCGGTGGAGTTTGGCATAAGGGGCAAATACAACGACATTAGCACTAACCTTAGAAACATAGACCTCAAGAAGGCCAAGCTTGAAAAGGCCAAGGAACAGCTCCGACTTACCGAGCTTTCTTATGATGCCGGATACAAGACTATACTCGATGTCAGACAGGCAAGAAACATACTATATTATGCCCAGATTGACTATGATGGAGAGATAGCAGCATACAGCCTTTCGGTGCTTGACTACAACAAGGCGGTAAGCATAGGTGACTAG
- a CDS encoding S-layer homology domain-containing protein: MRDWMKRAVAIAIAVIFVLSTIMVSFGAEMSDVSSHWSKAYVNEMVNKGIITGYTDGTFKPEAPVSRLEAIVMISRLYSSAEIDSVYASSKALYEADFKKYAIPAWAQKSLVFTMQKGLVPSSILTNVMSGDKQLEAKRYEIPVYLGRALGFSDDSKVYVLDFEDADKIPKSALPYIGYMADKKIVSGQTNYPSTSVLFNSYGIVKRGEMAKMLKLTADIMGTPSQPVVAPTDEAVISIKGTVYSVSQSNGSITLIVENSAGTKLTFKNTSSAVAVTKVSSAVSISDIASGMEVELEVSGDKLYSVEIKESSTSSSNLEGYFQKTYFKLESDGSNRAYVVIEVDGSDKEYPVGTNIKVTLDGKASNVYSLSADDKVSFEVASGAVTEVEAFSKSGSASGYVKKIDSNGKYMIITDKKDDDVDYRFNIDSKADVERNGEDAELSDVRVGDDVTLSLKYAVITAIDAESVTSKVTGVLKEIVISGEPKVTIQDEDKKLVTYQLSPEFEVEIDGKSAGLYDLRLNYELVLRLETDIVKTIEADDQVVISTITGEIESISTSDDTIKLTDSSTKKTVYVRYTSNTTLEDYDGDTLRESGFSRGDIISVIGTDNVGSFSADRIIKIK, encoded by the coding sequence ATGAGAGATTGGATGAAAAGAGCGGTGGCCATAGCAATAGCCGTGATATTTGTGTTAAGTACTATAATGGTTTCGTTCGGAGCCGAAATGAGCGACGTTTCAAGCCACTGGTCGAAGGCATACGTTAATGAGATGGTAAACAAGGGAATAATCACAGGCTATACTGACGGCACATTCAAGCCTGAAGCGCCTGTAAGCAGGCTCGAGGCAATAGTTATGATATCAAGGCTTTACTCATCTGCCGAGATTGACAGCGTTTATGCAAGCTCAAAAGCATTGTACGAGGCGGATTTCAAAAAATATGCAATACCTGCATGGGCGCAAAAATCACTCGTATTTACGATGCAAAAAGGCCTGGTTCCAAGCAGCATACTTACGAATGTGATGAGCGGAGACAAGCAGCTTGAGGCAAAACGCTACGAGATTCCAGTATACCTTGGCAGGGCGCTTGGCTTTAGCGACGACAGCAAGGTTTATGTTCTGGATTTCGAGGACGCAGACAAGATACCAAAGAGCGCGCTTCCATACATAGGCTATATGGCGGACAAGAAGATTGTAAGCGGCCAGACAAACTATCCAAGCACGAGCGTTCTATTCAACTCTTACGGTATAGTAAAAAGAGGCGAGATGGCAAAAATGCTAAAGCTCACCGCAGACATAATGGGAACACCGAGCCAGCCTGTTGTAGCGCCAACAGACGAGGCCGTCATATCAATCAAGGGCACTGTGTACTCGGTGTCTCAAAGCAACGGCAGCATAACGCTAATAGTTGAAAATTCAGCTGGCACAAAGCTTACTTTCAAGAATACATCAAGCGCGGTAGCCGTAACCAAGGTTTCGAGCGCAGTCAGCATTTCCGACATAGCAAGCGGAATGGAAGTAGAGCTTGAGGTTTCGGGAGACAAGCTGTATTCGGTGGAAATAAAGGAAAGCAGCACAAGCAGCTCAAACCTGGAGGGTTACTTCCAAAAAACATACTTCAAGCTTGAAAGCGACGGCTCGAACAGGGCTTATGTAGTAATAGAGGTCGACGGCAGTGACAAGGAATATCCCGTAGGCACTAATATAAAGGTTACTCTCGACGGCAAGGCGTCAAATGTGTACAGCCTCAGCGCGGACGACAAGGTATCCTTCGAGGTTGCAAGCGGAGCGGTGACTGAAGTCGAGGCATTCTCCAAGAGCGGAAGCGCATCAGGATATGTCAAAAAGATAGATTCAAACGGCAAGTACATGATAATCACAGACAAGAAGGACGATGATGTGGACTACAGATTTAACATCGACTCCAAGGCCGATGTTGAAAGAAACGGCGAAGATGCCGAGCTTTCAGACGTCAGAGTGGGGGATGATGTAACACTTTCGCTCAAGTATGCTGTGATAACGGCCATAGATGCCGAGAGTGTTACGAGTAAGGTTACGGGCGTGCTCAAGGAAATAGTTATCTCCGGAGAGCCAAAGGTGACCATACAGGACGAGGACAAGAAGCTAGTGACATACCAGCTTTCACCTGAGTTTGAGGTGGAGATCGACGGCAAGAGCGCAGGACTTTACGATCTTAGGCTCAACTACGAGCTTGTGCTAAGGCTTGAGACAGACATAGTAAAGACTATAGAGGCTGACGATCAGGTTGTAATATCAACCATAACAGGCGAAATAGAGAGCATAAGCACAAGTGACGATACAATAAAGCTGACAGACAGCTCTACAAAGAAAACCGTATATGTAAGATACACATCTAATACGACACTGGAAGATTATGACGGAGACACTCTCAGAGAGAGCGGCTTCAGCAGGGGCGACATAATATCAGTAATAGGTACGGACAACGTTGGCTCCTTCAGCGCCGACAGGATAATAAAGATTAAATAA
- a CDS encoding HlyD family secretion protein codes for MKMKKVFALLLAMAMIFPMSGCSGANVKKDSELHGTIEAVEVDINSKIPGRVAELLVEEGDEVKKGDVIAIIDSDELVAKKNQMQAQADAALSQYNAALSQVDAANAQVEKAQNGARRQEVAKAQAAVDFVQQTYERVERLYEKGAVSRQKRDEVKLQLDVARQDLDMALEGARSEDISGAQAMAASAMNMASAAKAKYDQAQAGLDEVMAYIDDTTIESPIDGTVTTVAVNAGELVSTGMSIAVVSDTSDMWLVVDVEETKVEKVKEGDYAQVQVLALSGKQLEAKVVSINKNPDFAVKKGTDESGNYDIISYGVKLKLEGAAEGIRPGMSAKIKFKE; via the coding sequence ATGAAAATGAAGAAGGTGTTTGCGCTGCTGCTTGCAATGGCTATGATATTTCCGATGAGCGGCTGCTCGGGCGCGAATGTTAAAAAGGACAGTGAGCTACATGGCACTATAGAGGCTGTGGAGGTCGACATAAACTCCAAGATACCAGGCAGGGTAGCTGAGCTGCTCGTGGAGGAAGGAGACGAGGTTAAAAAGGGAGACGTCATTGCGATAATAGATTCCGACGAGCTTGTAGCCAAGAAAAACCAGATGCAGGCTCAGGCTGATGCTGCGCTGAGCCAGTACAACGCTGCGCTGAGCCAGGTGGACGCGGCGAACGCCCAAGTCGAAAAGGCGCAAAACGGAGCCAGGAGGCAGGAAGTCGCAAAGGCGCAGGCGGCTGTGGACTTCGTGCAGCAGACCTATGAAAGGGTAGAGAGGCTCTATGAAAAAGGCGCGGTCTCCAGGCAAAAAAGGGACGAGGTCAAGCTGCAGCTCGATGTGGCCAGGCAGGATCTTGACATGGCGCTCGAGGGGGCCCGCTCGGAGGACATAAGCGGAGCGCAGGCCATGGCGGCATCGGCAATGAATATGGCATCGGCTGCAAAGGCAAAATATGACCAGGCGCAGGCAGGCTTGGACGAAGTTATGGCCTACATCGACGATACTACAATCGAATCTCCGATAGACGGCACGGTGACTACTGTCGCTGTAAACGCAGGTGAACTCGTGTCAACGGGAATGAGCATTGCTGTTGTAAGCGACACAAGTGACATGTGGCTTGTAGTCGACGTAGAAGAGACAAAGGTTGAAAAGGTTAAAGAAGGCGACTATGCGCAGGTGCAGGTGCTGGCATTATCGGGCAAACAGCTTGAGGCCAAGGTCGTCAGCATAAACAAGAATCCTGATTTTGCAGTCAAGAAGGGCACCGACGAATCCGGCAACTACGACATCATCTCATACGGAGTCAAGCTAAAGCTCGAGGGAGCGGCTGAGGGCATAAGGCCGGGGATGAGCGCCAAAATAAAATTCAAGGAATAG
- a CDS encoding ABC transporter permease yields the protein MDFVMVLLIPVIVTAALCVMFQDRTIKEIPTAVYLGDNSSLSRKIVGHFDDSETFDIRYYTSSPYEIEELIEKGDVNFGLVIPDNFERDIKSQKQTRVLTVIDASRLAIASAAKIKSFEILMSVKAGALVQLLQAKLSLNSQQALHTALAVDIKSRLLYNELRDYKSFLMPGIMAGILQSGLAMAAAASRRREMEGPREVLFRIGYYWALGFSSLVINIAMLVIVFGVPLRGSAGAAIALSAAFALCVSAMGIAISCVVKNSLTCAQAAAVLFLPNTMLSGYTWPLGAMPQAYETAGRFIPYTRYAESLRDIMIKGASQSLNLDIVYILLAACAALAAALLFAIKKPQGLSGKLEIDTTKRSIAILTAGPIFFTLLFGGIYLNDYYNSIPFAVSDNDNSQLSRMVVSQFERSEKYELVGYADSPAELKTMLDAKKAHIGLYIPAGFEKDVKALKSPTAAVIVDGSNIAVANNAQAKASEILSTISAAGSIKAMEAKGFMPETALNLAKVINIESRNLYDPKLTYKMYMMPGFIIILVQQLFMSALTPKLLDRSRISFNAAGFSLLGALVYSLCMLVGRHALGMDFTGSIAVASFYVFLMLIALSGVAAIIAFSLGDALRATQLCMMLSMPTFLTAGYVWPLEQFNPALRAIVGAVWPAMYAVSPIRDVLVKNVPLGQFKGELLSLLAFGIAWGAAGYYVSKRTGHIKKRSAGGAGSDGGAA from the coding sequence ATGGACTTTGTGATGGTCCTGCTGATACCAGTTATAGTCACAGCGGCGCTGTGCGTCATGTTCCAGGACAGGACGATAAAGGAGATTCCAACCGCCGTATATCTGGGTGACAACAGTTCTCTTTCAAGAAAGATAGTGGGGCATTTTGACGATTCCGAGACGTTCGACATCAGATATTATACTTCGAGTCCCTACGAGATTGAGGAGCTCATTGAAAAAGGTGATGTCAATTTCGGGCTTGTGATTCCGGATAATTTCGAGCGTGACATAAAAAGCCAAAAGCAGACTAGGGTGCTGACTGTCATAGACGCCAGCAGGCTTGCAATAGCATCGGCGGCTAAGATAAAGTCCTTCGAGATACTTATGAGCGTGAAGGCAGGGGCGCTAGTGCAGCTTCTGCAGGCAAAGCTTTCGCTCAATTCTCAGCAGGCGCTTCATACGGCACTTGCAGTGGACATAAAAAGCAGGCTGCTCTACAATGAGTTGAGGGACTACAAGTCGTTTCTCATGCCGGGGATTATGGCCGGCATACTCCAGTCAGGCCTTGCAATGGCTGCAGCCGCGAGCCGAAGAAGGGAAATGGAGGGTCCAAGAGAGGTGCTCTTTCGGATAGGCTATTATTGGGCGCTTGGTTTTTCGTCTCTTGTTATAAACATAGCGATGCTGGTAATTGTATTCGGAGTGCCGCTGCGCGGAAGCGCAGGTGCTGCAATTGCCTTGTCGGCTGCATTTGCTCTGTGCGTGTCGGCTATGGGGATTGCAATATCGTGCGTTGTAAAAAACAGCCTGACGTGCGCTCAGGCTGCGGCTGTGCTGTTTCTTCCCAACACGATGCTTTCGGGATACACTTGGCCGCTTGGAGCCATGCCGCAGGCATATGAGACTGCAGGCAGGTTCATACCGTATACAAGGTACGCCGAGAGCCTGAGGGACATAATGATAAAAGGCGCGTCGCAGAGCCTGAACTTAGATATTGTATATATACTGTTGGCTGCATGCGCGGCGCTGGCAGCAGCCCTTCTTTTTGCAATTAAAAAGCCGCAGGGCTTATCGGGCAAGCTTGAAATTGACACGACAAAGCGAAGCATAGCAATACTTACGGCTGGGCCTATATTCTTCACGCTGCTGTTTGGCGGAATATATCTAAATGACTACTACAATTCCATACCTTTTGCAGTGAGCGACAATGACAATTCCCAACTATCAAGGATGGTAGTATCGCAGTTCGAAAGGAGTGAGAAATACGAGCTTGTCGGTTATGCGGATTCGCCGGCAGAGCTAAAGACAATGCTGGATGCGAAAAAGGCCCATATAGGGCTGTATATACCGGCGGGTTTTGAAAAGGATGTCAAAGCGCTCAAATCGCCAACTGCCGCTGTTATAGTTGACGGCTCGAATATAGCCGTGGCTAACAACGCTCAGGCCAAGGCGAGCGAGATATTATCGACCATAAGCGCAGCTGGGAGCATAAAGGCCATGGAGGCTAAGGGATTCATGCCTGAAACAGCACTGAACCTGGCAAAGGTCATAAACATAGAATCAAGGAATCTGTACGATCCCAAGCTGACATACAAGATGTACATGATGCCGGGTTTCATAATAATACTGGTGCAGCAGCTTTTCATGTCGGCGCTGACTCCAAAGCTCCTGGATCGGAGCAGGATTTCATTCAATGCCGCAGGCTTCTCTCTGCTTGGAGCCCTTGTATACTCGCTGTGCATGCTCGTTGGCAGGCATGCGCTGGGAATGGATTTTACGGGCAGCATAGCCGTTGCGTCTTTTTACGTGTTTTTGATGCTAATTGCGCTCAGCGGAGTCGCAGCGATAATAGCGTTCTCACTTGGGGACGCCCTGAGGGCCACGCAGCTTTGCATGATGCTTTCAATGCCGACTTTTCTGACGGCAGGATACGTGTGGCCGCTTGAGCAGTTCAATCCTGCGCTAAGAGCCATCGTCGGAGCTGTATGGCCGGCAATGTATGCGGTGTCGCCTATAAGGGACGTGCTTGTGAAAAATGTGCCGCTTGGCCAGTTCAAAGGGGAACTCTTGTCGCTTCTGGCATTCGGGATCGCGTGGGGCGCGGCGGGCTATTACGTGTCAAAAAGGACGGGTCATATAAAAAAAAGATCAGCCGGCGGGGCCGGCAGTGACGGAGGTGCAGCGTGA
- a CDS encoding MarR family winged helix-turn-helix transcriptional regulator produces MNKKELSDFLEAYDFIEDMSGKTIVNLIKTTAIMRAVYDELFQKHSISEPKFLVLLLLSQEPEGMPFSEIGRKLLVSRANMTGLIERMMKEGLVEKILNPSDKRSTKALLTQKGRKLFEGVKDDHIEFSRRMTAGIGDDEKELLSKLLKKLQNDIVDSFE; encoded by the coding sequence GTGAATAAAAAGGAGCTTTCAGATTTTCTAGAGGCTTACGATTTCATAGAGGACATGTCAGGCAAGACAATAGTCAACCTGATAAAGACTACTGCCATAATGAGGGCTGTGTACGACGAGCTTTTCCAGAAGCACTCGATTTCAGAGCCGAAATTCCTGGTGCTGCTGCTTCTCTCGCAGGAGCCTGAAGGCATGCCATTCAGCGAGATTGGAAGGAAGCTGCTCGTATCAAGGGCCAACATGACGGGTCTCATAGAGCGCATGATGAAGGAAGGCCTTGTGGAAAAAATCCTGAATCCATCAGACAAGAGGTCGACGAAGGCCCTGCTAACGCAGAAGGGGCGCAAGCTATTTGAAGGCGTAAAGGATGACCACATAGAGTTCAGCAGGAGGATGACTGCGGGTATAGGCGATGATGAGAAGGAACTGCTGAGCAAACTCCTTAAGAAGTTGCAAAATGACATAGTCGATTCGTTCGAATAG
- a CDS encoding TolC family protein gives MNLKRKICGLMMAAIMMASNCGAGVYASGQEADGAAGKEKVLSIDVEQAIELAMQNNMDLKSLDVDVRSAALSREMAERAEKKLSDGKNRLSDASESIGALEQLAGKLPEGVKLGDIAGSNAAVAGLLEEHPEFSGLDKAGLEKNVINPARDAIESGDVKLELGIADVNESIKDKLDITASRYLSMSSSTKLLTTMAQLQESVTGSGYKIAGKSVALLTRKRYYDVLKASRIEEIKRLALERAKRQYEMARASYEEGMKAKDDMLLSRVQLNLLSAAYTKSQMDRKNAEIELKRVMNIDMATSLRLIEDFSTDPLQADLNAGLAQGLEKRIEMQKLMAQYVVDKLNFELTRGPYPENTYQYKEAKVKLEKAQAELEKGQVDTSAQIRQSYESLVCAAQMLEYTGGIVEDARESLAIAQLRYEEGYSFETSGIKSSGLSDFAGTIVEVIAAQERLADVEEKTVDIIYSYNLAKDKYLNDIGTY, from the coding sequence TTGAATTTAAAAAGAAAAATATGCGGCCTTATGATGGCTGCGATCATGATGGCTTCAAACTGTGGCGCTGGGGTTTATGCAAGTGGGCAGGAGGCAGACGGAGCCGCCGGGAAGGAGAAGGTTCTAAGCATAGACGTTGAGCAGGCTATAGAACTGGCAATGCAAAACAACATGGACCTAAAATCGTTAGATGTAGATGTAAGGTCAGCTGCGCTTTCAAGGGAAATGGCGGAAAGGGCTGAGAAAAAGCTCAGCGACGGGAAAAACAGGCTCAGCGATGCATCTGAAAGCATCGGGGCCCTTGAACAGCTTGCAGGAAAGCTGCCTGAAGGTGTAAAGCTCGGGGACATTGCGGGCAGCAATGCTGCAGTGGCCGGCCTTTTAGAGGAACATCCGGAGTTTTCCGGGCTCGACAAGGCGGGACTTGAAAAAAATGTCATAAATCCAGCCAGAGATGCGATTGAATCAGGAGACGTTAAACTGGAGCTCGGCATAGCGGATGTCAATGAGTCTATAAAGGACAAGCTCGACATCACGGCGTCCAGATATCTTTCCATGAGCTCATCTACAAAGCTCCTTACCACAATGGCGCAGCTCCAGGAAAGCGTAACGGGATCGGGCTACAAGATAGCAGGGAAAAGCGTTGCGCTGCTAACGAGAAAGAGGTATTACGATGTGCTTAAGGCCAGCAGGATTGAGGAGATAAAACGACTGGCGCTCGAGAGGGCCAAGAGGCAATATGAGATGGCCAGGGCATCATATGAGGAGGGGATGAAGGCAAAGGATGACATGCTGCTCTCGAGGGTGCAGCTCAATCTCTTAAGCGCAGCGTATACGAAATCGCAAATGGACAGGAAAAATGCCGAAATCGAGCTTAAGAGAGTCATGAATATTGACATGGCAACAAGCCTCAGGCTCATAGAGGACTTTTCGACAGACCCGCTGCAGGCTGACCTGAATGCCGGGCTTGCCCAGGGGCTTGAAAAGAGGATAGAGATGCAAAAGCTAATGGCGCAGTACGTGGTGGACAAGCTTAATTTTGAGCTGACAAGGGGGCCCTACCCTGAAAACACCTACCAGTACAAGGAAGCGAAAGTAAAGCTCGAAAAGGCCCAGGCCGAGCTTGAAAAGGGCCAGGTGGATACGAGCGCTCAGATAAGGCAGTCGTATGAGAGCCTTGTATGTGCAGCCCAGATGCTCGAGTACACCGGCGGCATAGTCGAGGATGCCAGAGAGTCTCTGGCGATAGCGCAGCTAAGATACGAGGAGGGGTACTCGTTTGAAACCTCGGGCATAAAATCATCGGGGCTTTCGGATTTTGCGGGTACAATAGTAGAGGTTATAGCAGCCCAGGAGAGGCTCGCGGACGTTGAGGAAAAGACCGTAGATATAATATACAGCTATAACCTTGCAAAGGACAAGTACCTAAACGATATAGGGACATATTAG
- the fsa gene encoding fructose-6-phosphate aldolase: protein MIFFIDTANVDEIREVNSWGVLDGVTTNPTLVAKEGRDFQEVIKEITSIVDGPVSAEVISLKAEGMIEEARELSKIHSNVVIKVPMTDEGLKAVKVLSKEGIKINVTLVFSANQALLAAKAGASYVSPFVGRLDDVGNRGMDVIEDIVRIFDTYGIDTQVIAASIRHPQHVTEAALAGSHIATVPYGVFKNMLKHPLTDTGIERFLADWEKATQK, encoded by the coding sequence ATGATATTTTTCATCGATACTGCGAATGTAGACGAGATAAGGGAAGTCAACTCTTGGGGGGTTCTTGACGGGGTGACGACAAATCCGACGCTTGTGGCAAAAGAAGGCAGGGATTTCCAGGAGGTAATCAAGGAAATAACCTCGATAGTGGACGGGCCTGTATCGGCAGAGGTGATATCGCTAAAGGCCGAAGGGATGATAGAGGAGGCCAGAGAGCTTTCAAAGATACACAGCAACGTAGTTATCAAGGTGCCTATGACAGATGAGGGACTAAAGGCTGTAAAGGTGCTTTCGAAAGAGGGCATAAAGATAAATGTGACACTTGTGTTTTCGGCAAACCAGGCGCTGCTTGCGGCGAAGGCGGGAGCTTCGTATGTAAGCCCATTTGTGGGAAGACTTGACGATGTGGGCAACAGGGGCATGGACGTAATAGAGGACATAGTGAGGATATTCGACACATACGGCATAGATACGCAGGTCATAGCGGCAAGCATAAGACATCCGCAGCACGTTACTGAGGCGGCTCTTGCGGGCTCACATATTGCAACAGTGCCATACGGCGTATTCAAGAACATGCTGAAGCATCCGCTTACTGACACGGGAATAGAAAGATTCCTGGCAGACTGGGAAAAAGCTACGCAGAAATAA
- the glpX gene encoding class II fructose-bisphosphatase: protein MDRNLGINLVRVTEAAALGAAKHFGKGDKNLADQAAVDRMRTMFDSIDISGVVVIGEGELDEAPMLYIGEEIGMRRDGSLEVDIAVDPVDGTSCVAKGLPGSISVVAMGPRGTLLNAPDMYMDKIAVGPKGRGLVQLDLPVKENVKRLAQVLGKSIEDITVTTIDRERSLGVITECRSMGCRVRLFDSGDIEAAIATCFEDTGIDLMMCIGGAPEGVISAAAIKCLGGDFQGRLMPYTEEESARCYTMGLDVEKLLTIDDLASGNEVYFAATGISDGSLLKGVKFYGESARTQSVVMRSATGTIRFIDAVHRLEKKPGYAK from the coding sequence TTGGATAGAAACCTTGGAATAAACCTTGTAAGAGTTACCGAAGCGGCAGCGCTTGGAGCTGCAAAACACTTTGGAAAGGGAGACAAGAATCTGGCCGATCAGGCTGCTGTCGACAGGATGAGAACTATGTTCGACAGCATAGACATAAGCGGTGTAGTTGTAATAGGAGAAGGTGAGCTTGACGAGGCTCCTATGCTATATATCGGCGAAGAGATAGGCATGAGGAGAGATGGCAGCCTTGAGGTGGACATAGCTGTAGATCCTGTTGACGGCACAAGCTGCGTTGCAAAAGGGCTTCCGGGTTCGATTTCTGTTGTGGCAATGGGACCAAGAGGGACTCTGCTCAACGCTCCTGACATGTATATGGATAAGATTGCGGTGGGTCCAAAGGGCAGGGGTCTTGTGCAGCTTGATCTTCCTGTAAAGGAGAATGTCAAGAGGCTGGCTCAGGTTTTGGGCAAATCAATAGAGGACATAACAGTCACAACGATAGACAGGGAAAGAAGCCTGGGAGTTATAACGGAATGCAGAAGCATGGGCTGCAGGGTGAGGCTTTTCGATTCGGGAGACATAGAGGCTGCAATAGCCACTTGTTTTGAGGATACAGGCATAGATCTTATGATGTGTATAGGAGGCGCTCCTGAAGGAGTTATATCCGCGGCTGCGATAAAGTGTCTCGGAGGGGATTTCCAGGGAAGGCTTATGCCGTACACTGAAGAAGAGAGTGCAAGATGCTACACAATGGGGCTTGATGTTGAAAAGCTGCTTACAATAGATGATCTTGCATCTGGAAACGAGGTTTATTTTGCAGCTACCGGAATATCTGACGGCAGCCTGCTTAAGGGCGTGAAATTCTACGGAGAAAGTGCGAGGACGCAGTCTGTAGTTATGAGAAGCGCTACCGGCACAATAAGATTTATAGATGCCGTGCACAGGCTTGAGAAGAAGCCTGGATACGCAAAGTAA